ACAGCTTTCAATTCGCCCTTTGCTATTGAAATTACTGTAGCTACTGTTAAATTATCTATACCGTATTTAAACATCCTAATCGTTTTCTATTTACAAAGTTATTTTTACTTTTGATAACCAACAACATCATTTAAATCAACAATTAATAACCATGAGTTATCAATTAGAATTTCGACATATCAAATATTTTTTGGCAGTTGCTGAAGATCTTCACTTTAGAAAAGCTGCTGAACGCTTGTTTATTTCTCAACCTGGGTTAAGTAGACAAATCAAGCAAATGGAAGATGATTTAGGAATTCAATTGTTTATTCGTAATAATAGAAAAGTTACATTAACTTCAGCTGGGAGTTATTTACAACGAGAATTTACACAACACCTAACAAACATCGATAATAGTTTAAAATATGCAAAACTCTTACAAGATGGTAAATTAGGTGAATTAAGATTTGGTTATGTAGGTTCTGCTATGCAACGTATTATTCCTGATATTTTAGTTCGATTTAAAGAAATACTTTCTGATGTGAAATTTGGTTTTAAAGAAATGGATAATCAAAAGCAAATTGAACATTTGCTTTCTCAAGAAATAGACATTGGTTTTGTGAGATTAGATCGTGTTCCGAGAGGTATTGCGATTACACCGATTTTAAAAGAACCCTTTTGTTTAGTATTACCAAAAGAACATGCTATAAATGAATCGAATTATAAAAATTTATTACAGCTAAAAGATGAATCTTTTATTTTGTTTGATCCATCTTATAGTCCGTCTTATTATGAAAAAGTTTTACAAATATTTGATGAAAGTGGATTTGCTCCTATCGTATCGCACAATACAATTCATGCAGCTTCCATCTATAAATTAGTTGAAAACGGATTTGGTTTATCTATAGTTCCTAAATCATTACAACAAGGTTACGATTCTAATGTGAAATTTATTGAATTAACAGAAATATCTCAACGCACAACCTTATCAATTGTTTGGAATAAAAAAAATAGAAATCCGATATTACATTTATTAATAAACGAAATAGCAGTAGAGTCATTTATTAATAACGAATAAAAATTACATGAAAACTTTAAACTTATATTCTGAACATCAATTAAATCATAAATCTAGATTTGTCAATAAAATATGGGTTTTAGATAATTATTTCGAAAAAAAAGCAATTGAGAATCTTAATATTTTACCTAATGGCTGTTTTAATTTTGCTTTACTCATAGGTAAAGGAGCTACAGCCTATTTTAAAAAAAATAGTTTTAATTTTAATGAAGGAATATATCTTTGTTCGCAACTTACAGAAGTTATAAATCTTACACTTTTAGAAAACTCAAAAATAATTTTAATTCAACTACATCCGTGGTACTTTTCCTATTATCAAAATATAAATTTTAATAATTTTATTGATCTTATTTCTGAAAGCCATACAAACGATCGAATATTTAATAGTAACATCAATCTTAAATCTTCTAATATTTTACAAGAAGTAATTCAAGCCGTAGAAAAACATTCTTTAAAACTTGAAAAAGACAACCCTAATCAGAATATGATTGAAGAAATATGTAATACTATTATTTTAAATTCTGGTGAACTTAAAGTTTCTCAGGTTTTAAATAATTATGATTGTTCAAAACGTTGGATCCAAGCTAAATTTAAAAAAACTACAGGATTAACAATTAAAAAACTCTGCAAAATAATTCAGTTTAGAAATTCTGTAAACAACATAACTTTCAACAATTTACAGAACTCTTTAACATCTATTAGTTATCTATCTGGATACAACGATCAATCCCACTTTATTAAAAACTTTAAACAATATTCTAAAATAGCTCCAAGCAAATTTAATCCAGACAATTACATCTTATCACACATAGAGTAGTTCGTTTTTTTACAATTTTAAAAAATCTTTATTATTCTATTTTTGCTCAAAGCTTTTATAGTATGAATACATCATTTGAATTTAGAGACTACTACCTTTTCTATCTTTTTTTATGTTTGAATATATTACTTTCTTGTAATTCTAAAATAGAATCTAAAAAACAAATAAAAAACAACGTAGGTAACCTAACTCCACAAGAAAAAATTACCAATAACTTAACTCCATACTATTATTTAGAAGATCAAACTCCAATTACCACAATAAAAGAAGTTATGGAAAAAGACAATATTACTGGTGCAAGAATTATTTTTGTAGATAGCAGTAAAATTAGTTGGAGTAAAAATTACGGTTATGCCAACATAAAAGATACGATAAAAGTTAGTAATAACACTCTATTCAGTGGGGCTTCTTTGAGCAAACCAATTACTACAGTAACAGCTTTAAAGTTAGTTGAAAAAGGAATTTTAAGTTTAGATGATGATATAAATAAGATTTTGAAGCGCTGGAAAATTCCTGAAAATAATTTCACAAAGAATAGCAAAGTTACACTTAGAAGTTTAATTGGTCATAGATCTGGATTAAATCGTTCGTTTTGGATGAGTTACTCCCCCAATGAAAAGCTTTATACAAATGCCGAAATTTTAAATCAAAAAGATCCTAAACAACCAAGGACAAAAATGATAAATATTCCAAATACTTCTTATAAATACTCAAACCCTGGCTACCAAGTTATTGAACTATTAATTGAAGATGCTACTGGAATTCCTTTTGAAAAAGTCGTTGACTCTTTAATCTTTAAACCTTGCGGCATGAAAAACAGCACTTTTTCGCAACCTATTCCTAAAGATTTAATAAAACAAAAAGCTACTGGATACTCAAAAAATAAAATGCCATACCCATATCAAATATACCCATTTAAAGGCGCTGGCGGTATATGGACTACACCTGATGATTTAGGTTTATTTTTAATTACCTTGTTCAACGACCATGTAAAAGGCAAACAAATTTTACTGTCTCAAAAAATGACTAATCAAATATTCAATCAGGGAGGAGAAATGGATAAATTAGGGTTTACACTCTGGAATGGAGATGAAGATATTATATTTAGACATACAGGAAGCAATATCGGATTCAATTGCTTTATGCTTGGTTCAATAAAAAAACAACAAGCTGTTGTTTTAATGACTAATTCTGATAATGCTCAAAAACTTCAAGATTATATACAAAGAGCCGTGCCAGATGCGTACGATTGGGCTTATTTAAAATCAAAACCCTATATCAAATCCTCTGTTAATCTGAACAATTTCACTAAATACTTCAGGCAATATAATTGGGAAAATAATTATGTTTTACTATCAAAAGAAAATAATTCTGCATTTATAAACATAAATAATGAACGCTTTAAGCTTATCCCTGTAGGAAAAAGAACTTTATTATTAAAAGAAAAACCATTACTAATTAAATTCCCTAAAAAAGAAAACAATAAAGAATTAATTATTTATAAGTCGAATGGAGATTATTCGGTAGCTTACCCAATATTGTAAATTTAAAAAACTGATTTGATTATAATCTCTAAATATATCGTTCCTAAAGGTTTTACGGGTATTACTTTATATCCGTTTATTTTTCTGAAAAACTCTTCGATTAAAAATGATAATATCACCATTAATCATGAGAAAATTCATCTGCGACAACAAATAGAAATGCTTGTTATTCCTTTTTATATTTTCTATGTAATTGAATGGTTTTTTAAATTTTTAAAATATAAAAATAGTTATCTTGCTTATCGAAATTTAAGCTTTGAACGAGAAGCTTACACATTTGAAACAGACATCAATTATTTAAAAAACAGGAAATTTTGGGCATTTATAAAACATCTATAAAATTTTCATCAATACTATTTTTAAGCATTTTCTTTAACTGCAAAACTGAAAAGAAAATTAAAAAAGAAGAAGTTATCGAAATAGCTGAAGTAGCTATAATTAAAAAAGATACTACACCAAAATATCCAAATTATTTAACAAAAGAATATGTCTTAGGGAAATTTGATTATAAAACACATCCTGACTTTGGTAAAATCCCAAAGAATTTGTCTTCTAGTGAAATGTATTTACGAAAAGAAGTGTTAGAGCAATTCCTTAATATGGTAAATGCTGCAGAAAAAGAAGGTATCAAATTAAAAGCGGTTTCTGCAACTCGAAATTTTCCACACCAAAAAAGAATTTGGGATTATAAATGGACTGACAAATACAAAAAATATCCTGAAGACAAACGCGCTTTAAAAATTTTAGAATACAGTTCTATGCCAGGAACTTCAAGACATCACTGGGGAACTGATGTTGATATTAATGATTTAGAAGATGAATATTTTTTACAAGGAAAAGGTAAAAAAGAATATGAATGGTTAATGAAACACGCAAACAGTTTTGGTTTCTACTTAGTTTATACGTCAAAAGATAACGGAAGAACTGGATACAACGAAGAAAAATGGCACTGGTCTTATGCTCCATTATCTTCAATTTACCTAGAATTCTACAATCAAAACATTACACATCAAGACATTACAGGATTTCAAGGTTCACAGTTTGCAAAAGACATTGACATGATTACCAATTATGTCAATGGAATAAACCCAAAAATATTGACTTATAAGCCCTAAGCTTTTCTTAAACATTGCTTAATTTTTTTGAGATTTTCGTAAATTGCAATTCAAAATAACAACTAAATTTACGAATGGAACAAATAGCTCCTTATAAACCCAAGCATAAAGTAAGAATTGTAACTGCTGCTTCATTATTTGATGGTCATGATGCTGCAATAAACATAATGCGTAGAATTATCCAGTCTACTGGTGTAGAGGTAATTCATTTAGGTCATGATAGAAGTGTTGAAGAGGTAGTAAACTGTGCTATTCAAGAAGATGCTAATGCAATTGCTATGACTTCTTATCAAGGTGGTCATAACGAATACTTTAAATACATGTACGACTTGCTTAAAGAAAAAGGAGCTAGTCATATCAAAATTTTTGGTGGTGGTGGTGGAGTAATCCTTCCTGAAGAAATTAAGGAATTAATGGATTACGGAATTACGCGTATTTATTCTCCAGACGATGGTCGTGAAATGGGATTACAAGGTATGATTAACGATCTTGTACAACAATCTGATTTTGCTATTGGTGACAAATTAAACGATGAAGTAAAGCATTTACACGAAAAAAATATAGGAAGTATTGCTCGTGTCATTTCTTCAGCAGAAAACTTCCCAGAAGTTTCAAAAGAAACTATGGATATTATTCATAAAAAAAATGAAACTTCTAAAACTCCTGTATTAGGTATCACAGGAACTGGTGGTGCTGGTAAATCTAGTTTAGTAGATGAATTAGTTCGTC
This genomic stretch from Tenacibaculum jejuense harbors:
- a CDS encoding LysR family transcriptional regulator; translated protein: MSYQLEFRHIKYFLAVAEDLHFRKAAERLFISQPGLSRQIKQMEDDLGIQLFIRNNRKVTLTSAGSYLQREFTQHLTNIDNSLKYAKLLQDGKLGELRFGYVGSAMQRIIPDILVRFKEILSDVKFGFKEMDNQKQIEHLLSQEIDIGFVRLDRVPRGIAITPILKEPFCLVLPKEHAINESNYKNLLQLKDESFILFDPSYSPSYYEKVLQIFDESGFAPIVSHNTIHAASIYKLVENGFGLSIVPKSLQQGYDSNVKFIELTEISQRTTLSIVWNKKNRNPILHLLINEIAVESFINNE
- a CDS encoding helix-turn-helix transcriptional regulator — its product is MKTLNLYSEHQLNHKSRFVNKIWVLDNYFEKKAIENLNILPNGCFNFALLIGKGATAYFKKNSFNFNEGIYLCSQLTEVINLTLLENSKIILIQLHPWYFSYYQNINFNNFIDLISESHTNDRIFNSNINLKSSNILQEVIQAVEKHSLKLEKDNPNQNMIEEICNTIILNSGELKVSQVLNNYDCSKRWIQAKFKKTTGLTIKKLCKIIQFRNSVNNITFNNLQNSLTSISYLSGYNDQSHFIKNFKQYSKIAPSKFNPDNYILSHIE
- a CDS encoding serine hydrolase domain-containing protein, yielding MNTSFEFRDYYLFYLFLCLNILLSCNSKIESKKQIKNNVGNLTPQEKITNNLTPYYYLEDQTPITTIKEVMEKDNITGARIIFVDSSKISWSKNYGYANIKDTIKVSNNTLFSGASLSKPITTVTALKLVEKGILSLDDDINKILKRWKIPENNFTKNSKVTLRSLIGHRSGLNRSFWMSYSPNEKLYTNAEILNQKDPKQPRTKMINIPNTSYKYSNPGYQVIELLIEDATGIPFEKVVDSLIFKPCGMKNSTFSQPIPKDLIKQKATGYSKNKMPYPYQIYPFKGAGGIWTTPDDLGLFLITLFNDHVKGKQILLSQKMTNQIFNQGGEMDKLGFTLWNGDEDIIFRHTGSNIGFNCFMLGSIKKQQAVVLMTNSDNAQKLQDYIQRAVPDAYDWAYLKSKPYIKSSVNLNNFTKYFRQYNWENNYVLLSKENNSAFININNERFKLIPVGKRTLLLKEKPLLIKFPKKENNKELIIYKSNGDYSVAYPIL
- a CDS encoding M15 family metallopeptidase, giving the protein MGIYKTSIKFSSILFLSIFFNCKTEKKIKKEEVIEIAEVAIIKKDTTPKYPNYLTKEYVLGKFDYKTHPDFGKIPKNLSSSEMYLRKEVLEQFLNMVNAAEKEGIKLKAVSATRNFPHQKRIWDYKWTDKYKKYPEDKRALKILEYSSMPGTSRHHWGTDVDINDLEDEYFLQGKGKKEYEWLMKHANSFGFYLVYTSKDNGRTGYNEEKWHWSYAPLSSIYLEFYNQNITHQDITGFQGSQFAKDIDMITNYVNGINPKILTYKP